One Tolypothrix bouteillei VB521301 DNA window includes the following coding sequences:
- a CDS encoding A/G-specific adenine glycosylase gives MDECQSANQYARELLAWYDKHHRPLPWRQNINIYHTWVCEVMSQQTTLAVVIPKFSEFVKQLPTVYDLATCDEDTLRQLWSGLGYYARARNLKKGAVFIVEHLKGRFPQSYNEWLKIPGCGLYTAAVIASICFHEKVACVDGNVTRVVSRLLALSKDVWSSSGQAVIRDFANSIISAERPGDFNQAMMELGATVCRKTKPLCLLCPLRSQCLAFEKNCTELCPPQKPRRDAVDVELFALIVWRKPTDTIALAERTKGFLANTVGFPLMSKLEVLEVKTALKSREQLQLVELPGAFTHNITHHRISGKALVVRVVEDSNNAAVEDFWQILGLPQPFYWIANQAIATKLSTSLDKKVVKLFHNTLSCYAQ, from the coding sequence ATGGATGAATGTCAGAGTGCAAATCAATATGCTAGGGAACTCTTGGCTTGGTATGACAAACATCACAGACCCTTACCTTGGCGTCAAAACATCAATATTTATCACACTTGGGTCTGTGAAGTGATGAGTCAACAAACTACCCTGGCTGTTGTTATTCCTAAATTCTCAGAATTTGTCAAACAACTCCCTACTGTTTACGACCTTGCAACCTGTGATGAGGACACGCTACGCCAACTGTGGTCGGGTCTGGGTTATTATGCTCGTGCTCGTAACTTAAAAAAGGGAGCGGTGTTTATTGTAGAACACCTTAAGGGTCGTTTTCCTCAGTCATACAACGAGTGGCTGAAAATTCCCGGTTGCGGTTTGTATACAGCAGCTGTCATTGCAAGCATTTGTTTTCATGAAAAAGTGGCTTGTGTGGATGGTAATGTGACACGAGTTGTGAGTCGTTTGCTTGCTTTATCTAAAGATGTTTGGAGTTCTTCCGGTCAAGCAGTGATTCGAGATTTTGCTAACAGCATCATTTCTGCTGAACGTCCGGGTGATTTTAACCAAGCGATGATGGAGTTGGGTGCAACTGTTTGTCGTAAAACGAAACCACTCTGTTTGTTATGTCCGTTGCGATCGCAATGTTTGGCTTTTGAAAAGAATTGTACTGAGCTTTGTCCTCCCCAAAAACCCAGACGCGATGCTGTGGATGTAGAATTATTTGCTTTAATTGTTTGGAGAAAGCCAACTGATACAATCGCTCTTGCTGAAAGAACAAAAGGATTTTTAGCTAATACTGTTGGTTTTCCGTTGATGAGCAAGCTCGAAGTATTAGAAGTCAAAACGGCGTTGAAATCTCGCGAACAACTTCAACTTGTGGAATTACCTGGTGCATTTACTCACAATATCACCCATCATCGGATTTCTGGAAAAGCTCTTGTTGTGAGAGTTGTTGAAGATTCCAATAATGCTGCTGTTGAAGACTTTTGGCAGATCCTCGGTTTGCCACAACCTTTCTACTGGATTGCAAATCAGGCGATCGCAACAAAACTTTCTACATCATTAGACAAAAAGGTTGTCAAGCTTTTTCACAACACGCTTAGTTGCTACGCTCAATAA